In Drosophila miranda strain MSH22 chromosome XR, D.miranda_PacBio2.1, whole genome shotgun sequence, the genomic window CCGGTGGGGGCCACCTTCAGGGGGTCCTTGCCCTCGAAGAAGCCAGACCAGGGCGAGTCCAGCCAGTCCTTGTACTTGACATGGGTCTCAGTCTTGGCCAGGGCGAAGGCCTCCTCGCATATGTTCTCGTACTTGGCGGCCACCGACTTGACCTCCTCGCCGGTGACGGTGCCCTCGGCGATCAGCTTGTCCGCGTACAAATCCAAGCAGTTCTTGTGCTTCCTGATCTTCTGGTACATGAGAGGCTGCGTGAACATCGGCTCGTCGATCTCGTTGTGTCCGTTGCGACGGTAGCCGACCAGATCGATGACACAGTCCTTGTGGAAAGTGGCACGCCACTCGGCGGCGACCTTGCACACATGCATCACGGCCTCTGGGTCGTCGGCGTTGACGTGGAAAATGGGCGCATTGACCACGCGTGCCACGTCCGTGCAGTAGGGAGAGGAGCGGGAGAAGCGGGGATCGGTGGTGAAGCCGATCTGGTTGTTGGCCACCACGTGGATGGTGCCGTGGGTGGTGTAGTCGGGCAGGTCCGACAAGTGCATTGTCTCGTAGACGACACCCTGGCCGCAGAAGGCGGCGTCGCCGTGGATCAGAATGGACATGACCTTCTTGCCCTCCTGGTCCCCGCGGTAGAACTGCTCGGCACGAGTCTTGCCCTGAACCACGGGATCGACTGCCTCCAGATGGGAGGGATTGGCCACCACGGCCAGGCGGATGTTCTTGTTCGTCACGCGATTCAGACGCTCAATGTAGGTGCCCAAATGGTACTTGACATCGCCAGAGCCCTAGCGAAGAAAGAACTCTTTAGATCAGATTCTGTTCTGCAGAAGATTCCCTCCATCTACTCACATCATCGGCAGCCTCCAGGCCAGCGAACTGCGTGAAGATCTGGTTCAGCGGCTTGCGGCACACGTTGGCCAAGGTGTTGAGGCGGCCACGATGGGGCATGCCCATGATAACGGACTCCACTCCGAGCTCTGTGGACACATCGATGATCTCCTTGAGGGCTGGGATCATGATCTCGCAACCCTCCAGACCGAAACGCTTTTCCGACGAGTACTTCTTGGCCAGGAAGGCCTCGAAGCCAGTGGCGCGGGTCAAACGGGCCAGGATCAGGCGCTTCTCCTCGGGCGAGAAGTTGAGCACGCCGGGAGTCTCAAAGTGCTTGCGGATCCAGTTGCACTGCTCCAAAGAGTTGATGAACATGAACTCCACACCGATCTTGTTGCAGTAGACATTCTCCAGGCGGTTCAGGATTTCCCTAAGGGACAAAGGAGTTGCAGTTTTGCTAAGGCATTCCTGCTCTTAGGAGAGCACTTGTACTTACTTGAGTGGCAGCGAGGCCTCATCGCCACCAATGAAGGTGGTGCTGGGCAGCTTGAACTGACGCTCCATATCCTGTTcgcctgttttttttttgggtgggGATTGGGTATTCATATATTAGTGAAGTGCTCGTTGTGGATGGGAGGAGAGTGGTATGGTGTCtgacttttttgtttgttgtttatttGGGGGGGTTAGTAATTTGTAGGCGGCAAATGTTTTGGGTTGAAATTCGGAGTGTAATGATTTGTTGCTTCTAGATaaagtatgtatgtacaatataTATTGTAGTGGGGGTGTATATAGGGCGGGGGGTACagacagatagatagatgCTCATCAACATGCTCTTAACATGGAATCTCTCAACTGGTTCTCATTTATTCGATAATAGCTGGAGACACGACATGCATTAGAAAAACTTAAATTTGATTGGTTGATAATCCCCCGTCCCTCCGACAATCAGACTATTATCAATCGATGCCTTTTTTCCCCCCCTTTGGATTTGCTTCACTTCACTTTAATCAAATTTCAATAAACAATACTAGCATGCAATCTATGATCTATACGTGACATTCTTATAAGTAGAGAGGACTAAGTaggtatgtatatatttttgtaactTTTTGTCACGACAGTCAAGCAACAACAAATcacatataaaattaacaataGAAATGTAACACAAATTGTTTTGGCAATATATGTATaagtatatattatatagtAGAATAGTAGTAATATATAGGCGCATATTTACTTGGTTCTATATATCATTTTtggtacattttttttttagaggTGAGGTCGATTTTGATGTCAAGGAGGAGTATATCGTGTATGCGTGAGAAAGATAGAAAACGTCACTACGTCACAACGTACAGTAGTACTCGTAATTGCATATGGTATTTCTTGTGGGAGGACTTAAGGACTAAACATacaggacacaggacacaggacacTGGACATTGGGGGTATTTACAACACAAAATAGAGTTTAAAAACGGTAACTGAAAATGGGGTTTCAGGGAGTGGATTTCTGACCACAAGCTCGATAGGGGACGGGAGTGGGGGGGAAGGAGGAGGACGTTTACTTACCGAAACTGAAATTAGCGTAAATGGATTTCGTCGAGGAGTTGCCAGGCAATTCTGGTGAATTAATTTCGAGTGGATCGAGGTGAGCAATATTATGTCCTCGGATCTAACGTGTGTGAGTATTGTCGGTTGGGtttggttgtggttgtggttgtgtatgttgtgtggtgtgtgtgtgggttggtgggttttttttttttggttttttggtaGTATTAACAATGTTTGTTCGGATTTCGTTTAGATTTTCACACACAATACACACACATCGATAATTGAtacaaaaagagagagagagaatttggaattttttgttttaacgttttgttgttgtttttgcgattgatttgttttgtttttttgggggTTTTTGAGTTTTGATTGCAGTTTTGTTTTAGTTTTCGGTTTGGTTCGATTTTTGTTACATTTAGCGGTTAGGAAGCGTTTGggttatatatataaaaataaatggaaaagaaaataaaaatcaattaTAAATTGTAGACTGGCAAAGAGTACGTATCGTATTTATAAACttaacaaacaaacaaacacaaattaaaGCGAGACACTAAAAGCTGCCCACAAGAGACCTTCATCCAGTGGGTTCCAGTAGTTTGGACGGAACAATGGGGCTGTAGCTATGGATTACGGGCGGGATGTGGCTGTGGGTGTGGGTATGGATCGTCTTGGATCGGAGGTTGGAGGAGGATTGTTAATCAATTCAAcaggaacggaacggaacgcaGCGAACAACAGGGTGCACAAAAAgaacagagaaagagagagacagagagagagagagagagagagagagagagagtgacgTGGCGTGGCGTGACTTGACGTGGAAAGGGTGAGAGAGCGAAAAGGATAGAGTAACTTTTGTACTGTGAGAGAAAGCCATACACCAAAGGATATATTACTTACACTTATTCGGTACGGAACTCATACCACTTAAACCAGAACTAAACGCAAAACTTTTGCTTGTTGCTAACTTATAACCTAGTATAAAAGTGGAAATGGATCTACAtatactacatacatatgtagttcGTATTCCCTGATTGGATTgaattggattggattggattccCTGATTTCATCAACTCCGAATTTCACTTAACATTCTCTTCCGTTAAATGTTAATTGAAAAGCACTTTTCAAagatatgtttttttttttttttagaggTGTTTGTGGTTTAAGTGTGGATGAACTGTGGATGGGGTTTTCGATAGTGGGTGCGGTTGGGTATAGTGCAACTTTGGTGGTTAgatgagggagagagggagagtttTGTAAAAGAGAATTTACCAAACAAAAACCCAGAGTGCTGCCGTAGCACATCTTCGTTAGCACGACGTGCTAGACCATCCTTGCAAACGGTTTTTTCGCGCGTTAAGATTCCAAGCGGATCCACTTCAGATGCCAAATGACCACGTGACTATATATGGTGCGTACATATCATAGATAtagattgattgattgattatATGATGGTGTATAACGGAGGAGCAGTAGGTAATCGTGTGTCGAGATACTATACAAAATCATCTACAAATCAACAGAGGGTTCAAACTAAAACGATCATAACTTTTTCTCTCTGGCATTCAGTGTTCTTAGCTCTTCTTCTCACATCAACCACCGTATCCGTGTAACCCCGCCATTTACTAAAAACTAAACATAATAATGATCAATGTTTATGAAAATGTTAGGATCTAGACCTAAACGAAAACTACTGGAATGAGAGCCCAAAGATACAATAAATCAATGGAAATGATGGGAACAGAAAGGCCAAAACTACTCATTAACATGTGCTCCTCAATGGAATACAATACTTTATGGAATGTATGTGcgaatatacatatttatattatatCCCCACATAGAACACATCTTACAACACTACCAGCTAAATCAAAAATCAATATCGCATGGATGGTTTTGTGGATTGTggggcggtggtggtgggggggagCTAAGCTAGATGCTACTACTTTGTGTACCGGATATTCGGAATGATCTGGACTTTGGATTCTGGAGTCTGGGGATAGATATGCACAAAATGAACACACATAACAGAGGATGGGTGTGGGGGGTGGTTGAGGCAACTCTCTAATAATCCATAAACATAAACATTCAAATGAACctaaaacgaaacaaaaagcGACGCCAGCGAATACGTTTCACTGTGCCTCTAGCGGTTGCGCTGTGGCGGCTGCTGCAATCTCAACTGTGAGGTGGATCGACGAAGGTCAGCACGATCCGACGTACCTGGTAGCTCCTGATGATGGCCTGCACGGCCAGATGGTCGTCGATGGTCTTGGAGTCGGGGGCAGCTCCGGCCACGGCACCGCCACCCAGACTGAAGGCCGTCAAAGGCAAGGTGTTGGCCTGCACGGGCGCCAGATTGGGTGGGCTGGTGTACGTGTTGCTGCGGAAGTAGGCATCCCAGGACTGCGAAAGCAAAGAGAGCAAAGAGTCCATGAGAATTTATGATGCCCGCGGGCTCTACCAGTCACTTACTGTATGCACAGAGGCGGGGTCACGCAGCCAGGCGTTGTACATCTCCTCCACATAGGTGGCCGTGCTGCCATTGGCAAAGGGCTCGGCAGCAGCCGAGTTGTAGGTACGCACAGCGGCGGCTGCTGTCGCCTTGGCCACCTGTAATGGAATATTAGTATTGGATTCTTGGATATCCACTAGAGCTTACCTTTTGGCTGGTGCCGCTCTTGAACAGCCATGTGGCAAAGTTCTTGTGCGCCATTGGCGACAAAGCCAGACTGAAGGCTGTGTGGGCTCTATGCATTTTTGTAGCTTTACAAAATATAACTGAAAATGGAGTGAAATAGAAGGGAATCATTATTATAAAAATACAGATATTTCCCAACTGATTAATCGATTGCCTTGTTGCCTTTATTTGTTGACAAACAAGGCACGTAGAAGCAGCCCACCCCCATATCAGCAATCAGCCTCTGTCTGGCTGCTGTAAGTCTGATAAGATAAGGCTAGGTTGCCCCGAAGAGTAGTTTTTGTACGAGTACGTCATGGTCATGCTCTAACTGTGTCACACAGCCGATCCAACGATAAAAAGCCAATGAATACTTGTTGCTAGCCCAGCGACTTGTCGGTCTCTTATGAAATTCACGCACAAAGCAAGTTGTGGAGCAGCACACGAGAGCATTGGGGAAATTTACATATGAGTCTGGTTCTGCGGCTAGACGACTCGTAGACCCCATAGCCCTCACATATGGAATGGTAATGGAAACTCGGGCAGCTCACACGTGACGCTGACAAGCTGACAACGATCGCTGGCCAGCGGCTGACTCTGCTGTTTCTACGACTATGACGTCAAACTCTGCCGCGGGCTGCCTTTTTTTTGGGGTGGGCCTTCGTCTTTTTGATAACCAGCCAAGAAATACTGAGCAATAAAGAAAGATACTTTGCCCCTTTTCTGTTTAGGGAACGGGAATGCGAAATGGGGAATGGTGAAATGGTTAAATGGGCTTATATACTTCTCAAAGGAGAGAGAATGTAGCGGCCGCTTTTTGCGCAGTTTTATTTCGTTTTCAACTTAATCAGTCTTTCGGAATATTTGCCTGTTAAATAAAACGAACGTTTGTTTGCTCATCGTGAGCATTCACctgctttttttttggaaaCGGGTTTACGGACAAGGGGCAAgccaacggcaacggcaacggcaacgggaAAGGTAGAGAAAGATAACGTCAAATGTGAATGTCCCGAGGTCGGCCGTGAGGCATAATAAATATAGTACTTGCGAATCATGACTAAACGTATGGCCAAATAGGAGAGTAACGTAACACCGCCATATTTATATAAAGTAGATTCTTTCTGGATCCAGATCAGGCCACGCAGACAGTATTATCAGCGAACGGTGGATGTTGTCGCAGACCTCCGTAATATTGTCATATTATTAATGAAATATTGATAAGGCAGCGTGTGCGTGGATGTCGTAATTGAATATTTGAGGTCTAATCAGCTGCTTTATGCGAAAATAAATCCATACAAAATGGGAAATGGAAATCAAAATTCGAATAGTAAGGAAGGCGGGGCCCGGGGCCCGGCGCCCGGGTCACATGCTCTTATCATACAAGGAGGAGGGTCTCGTCTCCTGCCTCGCCAGACAATTTTGACAATGCCGCCTGGCGGAGCGATTACAAAACGATTGGAGTGATCGGTTAAACCGGTTTGAAGCGGTGGTCAATGTGAAGTATTTGAAAGTGCAGGCCAGGCACTTCGATTCGGTTcgattcgtttcgtttcgtttcgattACAAAACAGATCTAGCAAACACGAATGTACGTATGTGCATATAGATAACATCTGTGTTTGTGCACGGAAACACAGAGAATTCAATTTTCATCGCTTTTTTGCACGTTCCTTAAGTGCCGTTATTTATCTACTTGCTTGTTTTGTGGTGGCATTTTTCAcaaattgttttgtttcttgCAATTATATTCTGCTTAGAAATGAGCGTTGACGCCGCCGCTCGCTGCTGGCGTCGCCGCTTTGGTTACGAAAACATTATTACATAAGTGAAAAAAGCAGAAAGAAGGCAAACAAAAATAATCGCGTGAGAGTAGAAATATAGATGAATATTATGCGGTGCCCCGAAGATGATGCCTCCCGATCCGATGCTAATTGGTGTGAAATAACACTCCACTGCCAGCGAGAGCGATGAGTTTGCACTTGCCACCGCCCCCCATCCGCCCCATTTGGAGCGTGACTCGACGGCGTACGGGCCCGCGGATAATTCATTCAAATATTACTTTCGTCCGACTAATTATACACTGCCTTGGGGAGTAGACCGAATAAACCAATATACGATTATATGTACGCATGAAATACTGTATGCGGACTGCTCCCAAAAAAACCAACCGAATATATATACTCGTCACGGCGTATCTGACAGATACGTTTGTTCGTGTTGAGTGCTGCGCGTCGACTGCGAACAGTCGGGGCCCACCGAGAGGGAGATACATTTTAGAAATCGAATTTGTCGGCTGCCTCTTCTCGTTTTGCGTTTTCTTTCGTCAAAAGCGAACGGAAGGAAAGGAAAACAGAGAGCGTGTgataaaaacacacacaaacgaaaacagaaaaaaacgGGCACATGACACTGCAAAACAATGCATCTGTGTGTGCGGGTGCACGAACGGCTCTGTAGCTCAAGGAAAAGGGGGTATGGCCAGTCTGCTGATAACAATCCAGGTATCGCACACACAAGTTCCTTAACTTATCTCATGGGTTCGTTCGTCTCCATCTTTCTTCTGGTCTGTTCCCCTGTATCTCCTCTGGCCTCTTTCCCTATTTATAGGCAGAATTTTGTTTACAACAAACAAAAGTCCGCCCGCTCGTCAGCCGGCCGCCTTTTCGACAGAGCCGCCCACACAGGCTATGTGGGAGGGGAACAAATACAAAACCACGTACATTCTTCTGGTTAATAATAAAAAGTGTATCGATTACCTCCTCCCCGACTAATCAATAACATTTTCAAGTTCATACACGCGCTTGGTCTATCGGCATTGGTTTATCAATTCAGATGGGCTTCAAAGGTGCGGAATTCCAGAAACGCAATCGATAAGGAGAGAGTCTCCACTTAGCGGGGACAGAAACCACCCTGCAACTGCATTTCATTGAGGGGTCCAACTAGACGAGCCCCCTCCGACGCACAGCTGGCCATAGTAGAAGAAGAAGTGGAAGGCCAAAGGGAGTTGAAGAAACAGCCGAAAGAGAAATAAAAAGAGAGCAAGAAGTGACGTTCTTCGAAAGAGCTCTCACTATAGTCCTAACAGTTCTTTCAGTGAGTGCAGGTACACTGAGCGAGAGAGTTAGCAAGCGTGAAGCTCAAATGCCGGAACAAGCTGCacaagagagagaggcagaacTGCAAGTATGCGCTGGTCTGGGACTATCATACCGTTCTTATCATAGGTTTGAGAGCCATAGAGCTATTTTTTTAGCTGGCAATAACCAACAAAAATGAGGGCAACAACTTGTTATGTTAACCCTCCTCCTTTTCTCACGCACAGCAAAAGCTAACTGTGCCGCGCGCTTTCTTCTTCGAGTTGATTGATGATTCACAAAACGCGAGCGTAGAAAAAAGCACACGCGGCAATTGGAATGGGAACGGAACGCACAATTATTGCGTCATCGATGCAGCAGACACGAAATTCTTTTTTACAAAATCACATGTGACGTAGCCTTTTGTAGGCGGCAACAAAAGCTGCACCGATAGCGAGCGACAGCAGAAAAATCGTTGGGAAATTTCACTTTTCATGCGATTAGCAGGCGCAAGCGCATATTGAGGGTCCACCGCCCACCTGCACTTGTATTATATAAGAACAGTCCTTCGCCAGGGCCATGAAAAAAGGCTAAAATGCATTATGGAGTCCGGGGAACTTCACTGACTCCCCAGAATGGTTGACCACGCGGTTGACAGTTAATGGGAACTCCACTGGACTCAAATTCCAGGAATTTCACATGATCGAAACGCGAATGCAAGGGAAAAGGTGAAGACCACCTCAAGCACACGACTTTTCACAAAACTGGGACAGACACATACACTACAGAGTATTATAGGCTACACTTGCGATTAATTTTGCACTTTGAATCCCTAAATAGAAAAAATTTAAACTTATTTACGTTTTTACAGCCAAAACTTTTTTATAGGGATGAGCGACAGTGTGACGCGATAAGATATACCGTCTGAccttcagaaatataccgaaatatatcGCCTCATATatcaaaatataccgaaaaaGTATATAACAGACCGTAAACGGGCACCCTGGTGCGCACGTTTTTTCCAACTTAACCCACTTAACCCCTCTTTATTTAAATAGATGACAAAATTGAGTGAAGGCGCGGAAAATAATACTGTTTGTGGACTGTTTTGTAGACGCGTCCTTTTACTctaataaaaaataaagaaaattacGACGTTATCTTTAGCCTGAACTGCGCTATTATTCCTCAAGTTGCATAATTTTCGTGGAGTGTATTTGAATACCCAATGGTCGACAATGGGTTATTCGCTCTCTGTCCACGATTGGAAATCAAATTtccaattttgatattcggttaaatcttactagctagataggaACCTCACCACTGAACACATAATTTAatccgattgatgaatcaatgtTCTAAAAGTTATGCTTATTTTAAGTACTCAGTCTTATTGGATTGTTTACAAAGTAAGGTTGTTAAAAAAACTTGTCAACAAAAACGAACacaaaataaattattttttttccattACAAACACTTTTTTTTCATGGCATTTCTCTATCCCGCTTTTTATTAAATTCAGAACTTTAATCCAAAGAATGaacttattttattttttttcccgTACGACACAATTAACAAAGGGAAACCAGGTGGAGCCACCATGGCGTATATCTTACATGTAGATACCGTGTGGCAAATTTTCACCTGTTGTGTTAGCAATTTGTTTATAAAATCCAAAAAATATCATGATTCAATCCGGGAATTGCCCTAAATTCAAATCTATATGAATAATATAGAGCCAATATAACTCGTTCCTGCTGaggccgtccgggttaacctaacctaacctaacgaGTATTAGTAAAATCTCATGatgcaaaaaataaataaagtcGAATTGGAGCTTCCACCTCCTTTGACCCAGACGTCAGGTGGATTTGATCGTATCATATATTTTTCCGTTTTGAAACGTTCGGATATACTCGACTTAATTCGATTTTCTTACTACACAAGCTGGAAAAATAAGCCAAAAAAGTTTTTTCTACCCAGAAAGTCTGGGGATGTGCAGCAAGGCAAGGGAAAACTCTTAAGGGCGATGACCGGTGCTCCTTGGTTTGTTCGGACTTCAATGCTTGAAAACGAACTCCACATTCCTAAAACTGAAGATCAAGTACCATCACAGTAGTCGATACAATGATAGATTGTTTAATCATCCAAATGAAGCAGTTAGAGGATTACTGACTCGTACTGACTTACAAATAGAAACAAATTTGctaaataatacaaaaacaaaatcatcTTATTAAAATGTACACGTGTATGTATATATCGAACTATTAAACTCTTAAGATAAGTAGTAATAGCCATTGTTAAGGTATAACTGATTtctaataataaataaaaaatattcatttaaaaaaaacaaaaaaacaagttAAAAAAAAGTGCCGCAACCATGGTATGGGATGGTCGTAGCTTGCAATTGGATTTGCACTAAACATTTTATTGACACACGCCACACACATGTATAtacagaaacacacacaggCTAATACTAATACCGGCTATACTGATCAAGGCAATAGCCTGTAATTTGGTCCGATATGCAGTCGAAGACGTCGAAAGCCAGATCGCAGCTTTCACCTTTCTGCGGCAACGCCTGGCGATTGACACGGTACTTGGTGGTCATGGCCCGCAGGCAGAGATTCACCGAGCGCAGGGTGGCCATAAAGAAGCCGTGCTCGTGGACGCCCTCCGAGTAGAATTGCACCAGTCCGTCCAGTGTGGGCCAGCCCATATGATCGATGGCATGGTTCTTGGCATAGACGCAGTGCAGCAGACACTAAAGAGGATTGGGGGAAAACGATGATGAAAACGAATGGCAGCCATTCAATTTGCTGATGCATAAAATCCAGCAGCTAATGTGTATTAAGTGCGCTTTACAGTGTGAAAAACCTGAGATCCGAGACCTGAGGCTGGGAGGCGTGTGATTATGAATGGAACTGAAAATGCAATGAAAATGCAGTGGCAACTGCGGCCTAGCGCTTTTCTTTCAATTGTCTATTAACCCTGACTTTAACATGGGCGGTGAGTGGGCAagggggggtggggaggggagtAGTGATTATTCTCTGGCCATATTGTTTTTCTTTGAGCTGCCATTGAACTTAATTGAGCGTTGGCTTGCATTTCATTAACACTTGAAGATGGCTCTCCAGGTGCCCCTGAAGATCTCTGTGATAGGGGGAGTATCACTTACCCCCGCTATACGCTTGTCCTccagcggcaccagagtcgGGTGATATATGTCCGAACGTGCCCCATCCAGGCGTCGGATGTTCTTCATTAGACGCGCCATTCGGCGATGAGGTTCGGGCTCATCGAACAATATATACTCGTAGTGGCTGGCATTTAATGGCCCAGTGGGTGGATGATCCAGTTCAATGCCTGAAGATCCGCTGGGAACAGAGGGCCACATATAGTCGATGGTATCATCGTTGGGATCGATGCGGGGCTGATCCTGTGACACCTGCTCTTTCAGTATTTCATAGGCTTCTGTGGAGGCAATAAGTCCATTAGGGTGTGAGAGGATTCCCTGATTTCTGCACCCACCATTGACTAGTTTTGTCTTCACCTCATCCTGGCAGTGCGTGATCACGGACTCTACCTTGCGGGCGGTCCTAGGAGGATTCAGACAGCGCGACTTCTTCGTCTCGAAGCGTATTATATAGCCCACGGCATCGATCACACCGATCGATGTGATAACCACCACACACAAGATATATAAAAGTTGTGTAATTTTCATGGCAAAAGATTGATTAATGGTTGAAACAACGGAGGAGCTGAACAGATCTGAGCCCCTGGGCTGCTGTCAAATGAATGCCGCCGCCAGAGGAGCTCAAATGAAAACGAAAGCATTTTCACTTTCGTTCACAGGATGGCGGCttttggctgctggctgctgctgtctgctgctggcggctggTCACCTCTATGATCCGTCGTCTGGGTGAGTGAAACGTATATGAGATTCCAGTTTTGCTCTATGGGTATGTGGTTCAATGGCAAGTTGTCCGACTGCCTGCCACAACTGGTTGCACATTTCCCATGCGTGCAGTTGCCTCCAAATCGTTAGAAACTTGTCCTTAAAGCCAAAGTCGACCACATGCTTACGATGAACACATGGTCATTGGCAGCATCTCACTGCTGCTAGTGATGTTATTGCGGCTCCCCGATCGTATCGGGTATCCATTCCATTATTTTCAATTCAAATATCAAGCGCACCCGCTCCATTTGACTGAACAATTAACCAATAAACGGCCCAGAACTGAAACCGCAAAAGTCTTCCGCATTCGGTCAAAATTTGCATATGCCTGGAAACCGTAACATAAAGATCATAAAGATTATCATAGGCGGTAGTTGGTGGTGGTTTGTTGGCCGTAAAGCCAAAACCAAGTCTTTGTCATCATAATCAGCGAAGCGGTCCGAAGTTTGTGCCTTGAGTCTTTCGTTCTAATcagcggaggaggaggtggtCCCGCACTCGGACTCGGAATCGGAcaagagaagagagagagaggagcaTCCAGAACAATGGCCAATAACTGTACTTGGAAGCGGCTACATACTAATTATGGTTCATTAAAAAGCACCGAGAACTTTTGGAGGCTTTGGCACATCCTAGGCGGAAATTGTGTCGCTTTCGTAGCGGGCGTACATAGCTCATCGAAAactgtggctctggctgtggctttgGCTGGTAGGTAATTGCCTTTAATTGCATGATGCAATGCCGCTGACCGCTGCCGCAGCAAATTGCAGCTAAGACTTTGACCTAGACTCGGAGCGGATCGAATTCGTAATCGCCAcacagtcccagtcccagccccgGCCACCTAACGGTGCCCGCTGCCAAATTGAATATTTCGCCTCTCTCTGATCCTCGACTCGACTGAAGTTCAATGCAATGGCAGCTGCTAGAATGCTCGGCCATAGATCCATCTCTGGGTGGGGATGTCAACGGCAGGAAGAGCTCTCTgtctctgactctgactctgactctgactctctctctctctctctctctctctcaacaGGGTGGGTCTCAGGGAACAACGTGAGCTAATTGACAGGCAGTTGCGCGCAcgattttccattttccattcgcCATTCGCCATTCTGTATTCGCCATTTCCCATT contains:
- the LOC108165434 gene encoding general odorant-binding protein 70 translates to MKITQLLYILCVVVITSIGVIDAVGYIIRFETKKSRCLNPPRTARKVESVITHCQDEVKTKLVNEAYEILKEQVSQDQPRIDPNDDTIDYMWPSVPSGSSGIELDHPPTGPLNASHYEYILFDEPEPHRRMARLMKNIRRLDGARSDIYHPTLVPLEDKRIAGCLLHCVYAKNHAIDHMGWPTLDGLVQFYSEGVHEHGFFMATLRSVNLCLRAMTTKYRVNRQALPQKGESCDLAFDVFDCISDQITGYCLDQYSRY